The genomic DNA CGCCACCCGCGCCGAGCAGGACGTCCCGGTGGACCGCGCGCCGGGAGCCGAGGGGCCCGCGGCCGGCGGGGACGCGGCGGCGCTGGGCGCGTGGCTGGCGGAGTCCGGCGAGGTGGTCGTCGGCGCCCTGCGGGAGGCCGGTCCGCACGCGCGGGCGTGGTCGTGGGCCGGTGTCGACACGGCGGGGTTCTGGGCGCGCCGGATGACCCACGAACTCGTCGTGCACGGTGCGGACGCGGCACTCGCGACGGGCCGGCCCCGCCGGGCGGTCGCGCCCGAGGTGGCGGCCGACGCGATCGACGAGTGGCTGGACATCGTGCGGTTCGTGCAGCGGGCCCTGCCCGGCGCCGCGGCGAACGAACTGCGCGCTCCCGGCAGCAGCCTCCACCTGCACGCGACGGACGCTCCGGCCGAGCTGGACGCCGAGTGGCTCATCGAGCTCCCCGACGACGGCGTCACCTGGCGCCGCGGGCACGAGAAGGCGACGGTGGCGCTGCGCGGCCCGCTCACGGACGTGCTGCTGGCCTTCTACGGCCGGCTGCCGCTGGACGCGCCGGGGCTCGAGGTGCTCGGGGACCGGGGCCTGCTCGAACTCTGGCTGGAGAAGGCGACGTTCGGCTGACACGACGGTGGCCCGCCCCGGAACGGGACGGGCCACCGCCGTGGACGGGTCGCGCGGGTGTCAGCTGTTGCTGTTCGCTCCGCGACGGCGCAGGCCGAAGAAGACGGCGCCGCCACCGACGACGACCAGGGCCGCCGCGATACCGGCGATCATGCCAGTGTTGGAGTTGGCACCGGTCTCGGCGAGGTTGGAGTCACCGGCCGCCGGGGACGGGGCGTTGTCGTTCGGCACGGCCGCCGGGGCGGTGCTCTCCGACTGCGACGGCGCGGGGGCCGACGTGGACGGCTCGGGCGCCGGAGACTCCGTCTCGTCGGACGGGGTCGAGGAGCTCTCCGACGGGGTCGGGGTCGGGGTGTCCTCGGTCTTGCACGGCGTCGACGGGGTGGTGACGTCCGGCTTGATGTCCTCGTCGACGTACCTGTCGGCCTTCACGTGGATGCGGTACGTCGTGTCCGGCTGCCAGTCCACGGGGAAGGAGACGGTGGTGCCCTCCTTGGAGCCCTTGACCGTCTGCTGGCCGACCTGCTTGTCGCCGTCCTTGAGGTAGACGGTGACAGTGGCCGGGATGCCGGCGGGGTCCACGTCGGTGACAGTGATGACACCGTTGTCGCCGTCGCACTGAGCCTCGGCGGTGAACTCGTTGATGTTGCAGGCGAGGGCGGAGCCGGAGGCGCTGAGCGCCAGGGCCGCGGAGGCGGCGACGACGCCGAGGGCGCGGACGCTACGGCGTGATGCCGTGCGGCTGATTATGGACAGGACTGCCACGTTTGTCCTTTACGGGAGCGCGAATGCGGGGGGTGGTGAGTGTGCCGACACTCGATGACGCGGCATCAGCACACCCATGAGCCTCACTGGTCTATAAGCGGGGCGTAAGAAGTGTCAACGCATATGCCGGACAGGGGCGTTGACTTTGCCGTCTTATTAACCGCCGACACGTTTCAGTGCCTCGGGAGCCTCGTCGATCCGGCCAACCAGTGCGATTCGAGACTCCATCGCCCGGCCCTTCGCGAGCGAGCGCAGCAGTGGCCACGCCGGGAGGGTCTCGGTCCAGTGCTCCCGGTCCACGAGCACCATCGGCGTGGGTTCGCCGCGCGACTCGTAGTAGTTCGGCGTCGCGTTGTCGAAGATCTCCTGCAAGGTGCCGGCCGCGCCCGGCAGGAACACCACGCCCGCCGTGGAGCGGGCCAGCAGGCCGTCCTCGCGTGTGGCGTTGGCGAAGTACTTCGCGATGTGCGCGGCGAAGGCGTTGGGCGGCTCGTGGCCGTAGAACCAGGTCGGGATGCCGATCGAGGCGCCGCCGCCGGGCCAGCGCTCGCGCACCTCGAACGCGGACCGGGCCCAGTCGGCGGTCGACGGCGTGAACGACGGGACCTTGGCGAGCAGCGTCAGGGCGTCGTCCAGCATCCCGTCGTCGAACGGGGCGGCGTACGCGCCGAGGTTCGCCGCCTCCATCGCGCCCGGCCCGCCGCCCGTGGCCACCGTGAGCCCGGCGCGGGCCAGTTCGCGGCCCAGGCGGGCGGCGCCCGCGTACTCCGCGGTGCCGCGGGCCATCGCGTGGCCGCCCATGACGCCCACCACCCGGGTACCGGCGACGAGCTCGTCCAGCGCGTCCGACACGGCGTCGTCGTGGATCGCGCGGAGCATGGAGGCGAACACGTCACCGTCGGCCTTGGTCTGCTGGAACCAGTCGTAGGCGAGGGCGTCCGGTGTCACCCCGTAGTCCTCGTCGAGGCGCGCGTAGAGCTCGTCGGGGGAGTAGACGCTCCCCCGGTAGGGGTCGAAGGGCAGTCCCGGTATCGGCGGGAAGACCAGGGCGCCGGCGGCGCGCACCCTGGCGGCGGCGCCCGGGTCCATGGGGCAGCCGAGGAAGACGGCGCCCGTGGGATCGGCGGCGAGCAGGGCGTCCGTACGGTCCGTCAGGTCGACGGCCTGGACGCGGTGATGGGCGAGGGAGCCGGGCGTCGAGGCGACGCGGTCGAACTCGTCGAGGCTCTCGATCTCCCGGTCGTGGGAGGCGTGGTGGGACTGCAACTGTGACAGTGACGGTGACCCGTGCGGTGACCGGGCCTTGCGCTGGGCGGGTGTCTGATCGGGTGTCGGATCCACCCGCCCATGCTAGGCACGCGCCCGGATCAGCCCTGAACCGCTGCCGGGTCCATCCACACGACCTCGAAGGTGTGGCCGTCGACGTCGTCGAAGGCCCGGCCGTACATGAAGCCGTGGTCCTGGGTCTCGCCGGAGACCGCGCCACCGGCCGCGACCGCCTTCTCCACCAGCTCGTCGACCTTCTCGCGGCTCTCGGCGCTCAGCGCGATCAGCACCTCGCTGGACTTCGCCGAGTCGGCGATCTCCTTCTTCGTGAACTCGCGGTACTTCTGCGGGGTGTGCACCATCACGACGATGGTGTCGCTCACCGGGAACGAGGCGGTGCTCTCGTCGCTGAACTGGGCGTTGATCTGCCATCCCAGCCCGGCGAAGAACTTCTTGGAGGCGTCGAGATCGTTGGTGGCCAGGTTCACGAAGATCATCTGCTGGTACATGGGGGCCTCTCCCGTCGGTGCGCCGCTGCCGGAGCGCGGTGCGTGTGCCGTGCCGTGCCGTTCGAAGGGGTAGACGGGAGCCGGCCCCGGAACTCATCGCCGGTGCGCGGACTTTCTCGAAAAGGTCTCCGCCGGTCAGTGGTCCAGCGGCAGCGCCGCCAGCACCGCGACGACCAGGACGAGTGGACCGAACAGGACGAGCAGGGCGGCGGCGCGTACCGCGGCGGCGGCGCGCAGGGTCGCCGGGGGCGCGCCGAGTCGCAGCAGGGCGTCCGTGGTGTCGGCACGGGCGTGCCTGGCCTCCACGGCCGCGGTGAGCAGGGTGGCCACCGTGCAGCCCGCGACCAGGAGGGCGCCCAGGGCACTGAGCGGGCCGAAGGCCGGTCCGTCGCCGTCGTACACCGTCGTGGTCACGTAGGCCGCGGCGGCGACGGCGGTCACGACGCCGAGGGGGCGGCCGACGCGCTGCGACTCCTCCATGAGGACGCGGCCGGCCAGGAGACGCAGGGCGCCGGGCCGGGCCGCCTGGAGCAGGCGGCCGCACAGGTGGGTGAGGCCCGGCCCGGCCAGGGCGAGGCCCAGGGCGGTGAGCGCCCAGCCGATCAGGACGCCGGCGGAGGGGGCGGTGCCGGGGGCGGGGGCGCCGGCCGCGTTGCCGGTGTAGGTCTCGACGGTGAGGCCGGCGGTGAGGACGGCGATGCCCCAGGGGAGGGCGGTGGTGTTCTGGGGGCGGGGGGCCGGCTCGGGCTGTGCGTCGGGGGAGGTGTCCGGTGTCTGCGGGGTGGCGTCCGCCGATGGCGAGGGGTGGGCATCACTTGCCTGCCTTCGCAGGGTGCCGCCTGCGCCCACCCTCTCCCACTCTTCGCTTCGCTCGACGATCGAGGGGACCCCCACCGCCCCAGCGGCACGACTGCCCGCAGCACCGGCTGCAGCGGTGCGGGCGCCGAAGCGGCCGTAGGCGCCGAAGGTCTCGCGGGCCTTGCCCCAGCCGTACGCGCCGAAGCGGCCGTAACCGCGGGGGGCGGTCGCCGCGGCGGGCCGGGGATCGCGGGGCCGCAGCGTGTGGGCGACCGCGGCCGAGGCGAGGGCGGGTACCAGGACCAGCAGGGTCAGGACGGCCGGGGCGGGGAGGGACTGGCCGACGGCCAGGGCGTCGGCCGCCACGCGGTCGGAGGGCGGGCGCCCGGTCAGGCCGCCGCGCAGGTACAGGAAGGCGAGCAGGGCCGCCGCCGACCCGAGCGCGGCGGACAGGGCCGTGGTCGTCGCCGAGACGGCCATCAGCCGCCCCGGCCCCAGGCCGATCGCCGACAGTCCCGAGCGGGGCCGCGTCCCGGGATCGGTGCGGGCCACGGCGACCGCGAGGTACACCGCGGCGGCCAGCGGCGCCGCGCACCAGGCCAGGCGGAGGGCGGAGGCACCGGGCGTGCCGGGGTGGCTCAGCGCGTGGCCGAGGGCGCACAGCAGCAGGAAGCCCGTGCCCGCCGAGGCCACCGCGACCAGCAGTCGGCGCAGGTGGACGGCGAGGTGGGCGCTGCGGGTCAGGCGGAGAGCGAGCACGCCGCCCGGCCTTCCGTTCCGGGAGTCCCGGTGGCACCCGTTGCCACCGTGGTCTCGGCGAGCGGCGGCAGGTGCACGGTCCGCACCCGTCGTCCGTCCAGGAGTGCCACCGTGCGGTCCGCCAGGGCGGCGGTCTGCGCGTCGTGCGTGGCGAGCAGG from Streptomyces sp. CB09001 includes the following:
- a CDS encoding maleylpyruvate isomerase family mycothiol-dependent enzyme, which produces MTLLAHDRYCDEIVHQVAGLRAVVTSGADLSATVPTCPAWTLEDLVRHVGRALRWTGLIVATRAEQDVPVDRAPGAEGPAAGGDAAALGAWLAESGEVVVGALREAGPHARAWSWAGVDTAGFWARRMTHELVVHGADAALATGRPRRAVAPEVAADAIDEWLDIVRFVQRALPGAAANELRAPGSSLHLHATDAPAELDAEWLIELPDDGVTWRRGHEKATVALRGPLTDVLLAFYGRLPLDAPGLEVLGDRGLLELWLEKATFG
- a CDS encoding LAETG motif-containing sortase-dependent surface protein, which produces MAVLSIISRTASRRSVRALGVVAASAALALSASGSALACNINEFTAEAQCDGDNGVITVTDVDPAGIPATVTVYLKDGDKQVGQQTVKGSKEGTTVSFPVDWQPDTTYRIHVKADRYVDEDIKPDVTTPSTPCKTEDTPTPTPSESSSTPSDETESPAPEPSTSAPAPSQSESTAPAAVPNDNAPSPAAGDSNLAETGANSNTGMIAGIAAALVVVGGGAVFFGLRRRGANSNS
- a CDS encoding LOG family protein, with the translated sequence MSQLQSHHASHDREIESLDEFDRVASTPGSLAHHRVQAVDLTDRTDALLAADPTGAVFLGCPMDPGAAARVRAAGALVFPPIPGLPFDPYRGSVYSPDELYARLDEDYGVTPDALAYDWFQQTKADGDVFASMLRAIHDDAVSDALDELVAGTRVVGVMGGHAMARGTAEYAGAARLGRELARAGLTVATGGGPGAMEAANLGAYAAPFDDGMLDDALTLLAKVPSFTPSTADWARSAFEVRERWPGGGASIGIPTWFYGHEPPNAFAAHIAKYFANATREDGLLARSTAGVVFLPGAAGTLQEIFDNATPNYYESRGEPTPMVLVDREHWTETLPAWPLLRSLAKGRAMESRIALVGRIDEAPEALKRVGG
- a CDS encoding VOC family protein, producing the protein MYQQMIFVNLATNDLDASKKFFAGLGWQINAQFSDESTASFPVSDTIVVMVHTPQKYREFTKKEIADSAKSSEVLIALSAESREKVDELVEKAVAAGGAVSGETQDHGFMYGRAFDDVDGHTFEVVWMDPAAVQG